Proteins encoded together in one Anopheles darlingi chromosome 3, idAnoDarlMG_H_01, whole genome shotgun sequence window:
- the LOC125957743 gene encoding E3 ubiquitin-protein ligase mind-bomb-like isoform X1 encodes MVYLVIITMSIGMAQNFAIGDIVIICNDVEILKRSQEKQCYTEEMNKTLGEIGLVRKVNSNSLLVSFGMKSWQFHPSALSKVVFPSKDSKYEIAKVRSVLNKRNKDGVTALHIAVYEEYVDVVKRLLDLGCDVNTHDEVNDSVLMDAIGRGNVDIVSLLLEKDADYTHTNCVGWNVLHVAALSPSVDMFRTLSDKLDGKTIMKLNSQKAKNGHTPLHLAIRRGSTDVAELLIKIPGTDVNSQDINFFTPLHLAVIQENIKIVQQLLHHGADKHIQDSSSNIPIDYAEKNGNRKISSLLM; translated from the exons ATGGTTTATttggtcatcatcaccatgtcTATAGGAATGGCGCAAAACTTTGCTATAGGAGACATTGTGATAATTTGCAACGATGTGGAAATATTGAAACGAAGTCAGGAAAAGCAATGCTACACGGAGGAAATGAACAAG ACGCTCGGAGAAATAGGTTTAGTTCGAAAGGTTAATTCAAACAGTCTTCTAGTGAGTTTTGGCATGAAAAGCTGGCAATTCCATCCATCTGCGTTAAGCAAAGTG GTGTTTCCATCCAAAGATTCGAAATATGAAATTGCAAAAGTTCGATCAGTCTTGAATAAACGCAATAAGGATGGTGTGACGGCGTTGCATATTGCAGTATATGAAGAATATGTGGATGTCGTCAAGCGATTATTAGATCTAGGCTGCGATGTAAACACACATGATGAAGTGAATGATTCTGTACTGATGGATGCTATAGGGAGAGGAAACGTCGATATAGTTTCACTTTTGCTAGAGAAAGATGCGgactatacacacacaaattgtGTGGGATGGAATGTGCTTCACGTGGCTGCCTTGTCACCTTCCGTTGACATGTTCAGAACGCTTTCCGACAAACTTGATGGCAAGACCATAATGAAACTAAACAgccaaaaagcgaaaaatggtCATACACCACTACATCTTGCAATACGACGTGGTTCAACAGATGTAGCAGAATTGCTTATAAAGATCCCCGGTACTGATGTTAATAGTCAGGATATAAATTTTTTTACACCTCTTCATTTAGCTGTTATACAGGAGAATATTAAGATAGTACAGCAGTTGCTACATCACGGGGCCGATAAACACATTCAAGATAGTTCTTCAAATATTCCAATAGATTATGCAGAGAAGAATGGTAACCGTAAAATTAGTTCACTTCTCATGTGA
- the LOC125958240 gene encoding 28S ribosomal protein S31, mitochondrial, which yields MLHIVRGPVLRGRLHKLPDVRAFLLSGSEYSSDSSSPPGDRDDKPKKLQTTAQKKASTAEEESKKSSAALNRLNELLSMMNTESELKLVKKVDLPRPKGKKVKERKAAAEESDSDSDTEERPRDLAQATRNVANSLGGDPKKTESELLSKLLGSAGAGEGGDSLTNIITGMAVDRDAREKASDPTRSTLVKKAIDSKRSKQQQRAVDDAGMKQRSDLSSKDRSDRKRIAKQQKQQQLLQSSPGGPGSVKLFDGEPLGIFTDLASLKDISDKLPTWQKLQERELKLSVTHPPANYFQKMALWTEQGKLWKFPIDNEQGRDEEQRVPFTEHVFLEEHLEPWCPKRGPIRHFMELVCVGLSKNHYITAQEKRDHIAWYRDYFEQKKDLLKEVIVQEAEKAKEIEK from the exons ATGCTGCACATCGTTCGAGGGCCAGTTTTACG CGGGAGGTTACATAAGTTGCCGGATGTCCGGGCGTTTCTGCTGTCCGGCAGCGAGTATTCTTCAGATTCCAGCTCTCCACCGGGCGATAGAGAtgataaaccaaaaaaattacaaaccaCCGCCCAAAAGAAGGCAAGTACGGCGGAGGAGGAATCGAAGAAATCGTCTGCCGCTTTGAACCGGCTTAACGAGCTGCTGTCCATGATGAACACCGAGAGCGAGCTGAAGCTGGTGAAAAAGGTGGATCTTCCGCGACCGAAGggaaagaaagtaaaagagCGGAAAGCAGCGGCAGAAGAGTCTGATTCCGACTCAGATACCGAGGAACGGCCGCGAGATCTTGCTCAGGCAACTCGCAATGTGGCCAACTCGTTGGGAGGTGATCCGAAGAAAACGGAATCAGAACTGTTGTCCAAACTGCTAGGCtcggctggtgctggcgagGGAGGTGATTCgctcaccaacatcatcaccggtaTGGCCGTGGACCGAGATGCTCGAGAGAAGGCAAGTGATCCTACGCGAAGCACGCTCGTGAAGAAAGCGATCGACTCCAAGcgatcgaagcagcagcaacgtgctgttgatgatgctggtatGAAGCAGCGAAGTGATTTGTCTTCGAAAGATCGCTCGGACCGCAAACGGATTGCgaaacagcagaaacagcagcagctgctgcaatcaTCTCCCGGTGGCCCAGGTAGCGTGAAACTGTTCGATGGAGAGCCGCTAGGTATCTTCACTGATCTTGCCTCTCTGAAGGACATCTCCGACAAGCTGCCGACTTGGCAAAAGCTACAGGAACGTGAACTGAAGCTCTCCGTCACACATCCTCCGGCAAATTACTTCCAAAAGATGGCCCTCTGGACCGAGCAGGGCAAACTCTGGAAGTTCCCCATCGACAATGAGCAAGGCCGAGACGAGGAACAAAGAGTTCCGTTCACGGAGCACGTATTTCTCGAAGAACATCTCGAACCATGGTGTCCAAAGAGAGGCCCGATCCGACACTTTATGGAACTCGTGTGCGTCGGTTTGTCGAAGAACCATTACATCACGGCGCAGGAGAAACGGGACCATATCGCCTGGTATCGAGACTActtcgagcagaagaaggaccTACTGAAGGAAGTGATTGTCCAGGAAGCTGAAAAAGCAAAGGAAATTGAGAAATAA
- the LOC125958241 gene encoding U6 snRNA phosphodiesterase 1, with translation MEKKLPAPALKLHSTTTPSEEERKPEDHEGRQRSFPHERGIWASYVYIDYEGQEGLERMQQEWNQELRAAGIKYFQPVGHLHLSLTKTFTIRHHNIVPFVGSLQELLGVHRRFRLELDGVGVYVNEERTRTFIGVRIAEVSYPPLDRLVTELDECLLEYKLPRYYEDRSFHISLLWTLGDQSEIMTSRLPKLTEQFEEIYEDEYTDLTQTIRKLWFKCGNKLYPFQLA, from the exons atggaaaagaagctTCCAGCACCTGCGCTGAAACTGCATTCGACGACAACACCGAGCGAGGAGGAGCGCAAGCCCGAGGATCATGAAGGACGCCAACGATCTTTCCCCCACGAACGCGGAATATGGGCCAGCTACGTGTACATCGACT ATGAAGGGCAAGAGGGCCTAGAGCGTATGCAGCAAGAATGGAACCAGGAGCTTCGGGCGGCCGGCATCAAATACTTTCAACCTGTCGGGCATCTTCACCTGAGCCTTACGAAAACATTCACCATTCGGCACCATAACATCGTACCGTTCGTCGGTAGTCTGCAAGAGCTACTAGGTGTTCACCGACGGTTTCGTCTCGAGCTGGACGGAGTTGGAGTGTACGTGAACGAGGAGCGGACACGGACTTTTATCGGTGTTCGGATCGCCGAAGTTTCCTACCCACCACTGGACAGACTAGTGACCGAGTTGGACGAATGTTTGCTGGAGTACAAGCTACCGCGCTACTACGAAGACCGTTCGTTCCACATCAGTCTGCTGTGGACCTTGGGCGATCAATCGGAGATAATGACCAGTAGGCTACCGAAACTGACGGAGCAATTCGAAGAGATTTACGAGGACGAGTACACCGATTTAACACAAACAATTCGAAAACTCTGGTTCAAGTGTGGCAATAAACTTTATCCTTTTCAACTTGCGTGA
- the LOC125958239 gene encoding protein Notchless — translation MEVDAAEPISHTLQARFVSDTGEEAGPPLDLPINVTKEQLGLICNALLKNEEQTPYLFFVHDEEIKQSIQETLDQKKLNVEDVLDIVYQPQAVFRVRPVTRCTSTMPGHAEAVVSLAFSPNSVHLASGSGDKTLRLWDLNTETPHYTCVGHRQWVMCVAWSPDSLKVASACKAGEIRIWCPDTGKQLGRPLVGHKKWISCLAWEPYHRNVDCRFLASAGNDNDARIWDVVLGTCVRVIAGHTAPVTAVRWGGTGLLYTSSRDRTIKMWRAEDGVLCKTFTGHAHWVNNLALNTDYVLRTGPFHPVMDKTRMYGVAEGDKTALRQMALERFEQVCPDGVESFVSCSDDFTLYLWRSNQKQFITRMTGHQNVVNDVRYSPDVKLIASASFDKSVRLWRASDGAFICALRGHVQAVYTVAWSADSRLVLSGSKDSTLKVWSVKERKLAQELPGHADEVYGVDWAPDGSRVASGGKDKVLKLWAY, via the exons ATGGAAGTGGATGCTGCGGAACCGATTTCCCACACGCTTCAGGCGCGTTTTGTGTCGGACACTGGCGAAGAGGCCGGCCCTCCTCTCGATCTTCCAATAAACGTGACCAAGGAACAGCTCGGGTTGATTTGTAACGCTCTGCTGAAGAAC GAGGAACAAACGCCGTACCTGTTTTTCGTGCACGATGAAGAGATCAAACAGTCCATCCAGGAGACGCTGGATCAGAAAAAGCTGAACGTGGAAGATGTGCTGGATATCGTTTATCAGCCTCAGGCCGTATTTCGGGTGCGTCCGGTTACACGGTGCACGAGCACGATGCCTGGCCACGCCGAGGCTGTCGTTTCGCTTGCCTTCAGCCCGAACAGCGTCCACTTGGCCAGTGGATCAGGTGACAAAACGTTGCGCCTTTGGGATCTGAACACCGAAACCCCACACTACACCTGCGTTGGCCATCGGCAGTGGGTGATGTGTGTAGCTTGGTCTCCGGACTCGTTGAAGGTAGCGTCGGCCTGCAAGGCGGGTGAGATTCGCATCTGGTGTCCGGATACGGGAAAACAGCTTGGACGACCGCTCGTTGGACACAAGAAGTGGATCAGCTGCCTTGCTTGGGAGCCCTACCACCGGAACGTCGATTGCCGCTTTTTGGCCAGTGCCgggaatgataatgatgcgcgTATTTGGGACGTGGTTCTTGGTACATGCGTTCGTGTGATCGCTGGTCATACGGCACCGGTTACAGCGGTCCGTTGGGGTGGCACAGGTTTACTCTACACTTCATCTCGAGATCGTACGATCAAGATGTGGCGCGCGGAGGACGGGGTGCTGTGTAAAACCTTCACCGGTCATGCGCACTGGGTGAACAACCTGGCACTCAACACGGATTACGTGCTACGCACGGGACCATTCCATCCTGTTATGGACAAGACACGAATGTACGGCGTGGCTGAAGGCGACAAAACGGCTCTGCGACAGATGGCTCTCGAGCGTTTCGAGCAAGTCTGTCCGGACGGTGTGGAGTCGTTCGTTTCCTGTTCCGATGACTTCACCCTGTACTTGTGGCGCTCAAATCAGAAGCAGTTCATCACGCGGATGACTGGCCATCAAAACGTGGTCAACGATGTCCGATACTCGCCCGATGTTAAACTGATTGCGTCGGCATCGTTCGATAAATCGGTTCGTCTTTGGCGAGCAAGCGACGGAGCATTCATCTGCGCATTGCGTGGCCACGTGCAGGCCGTCTACACGGTAGCTTGGTCCGCCGATTCACGCCTAGTGCTGAGTGGCAGCAAGGATTCGACCTTGAAGGTGTGGAGTGTGAAGGAACGCAAGCTGGCACAAGAACTGCCCGGACATGCCGATGAAGTGTACGGTGTGGATTGGGCTCCTGACGGTTCCCGGGTGGCATCCGGCGGCAAGGATAAGGTTCTCAAGCT GTGGGCATACTGA
- the LOC125957743 gene encoding E3 ubiquitin-protein ligase mind-bomb-like isoform X2: MAQNFAIGDIVIICNDVEILKRSQEKQCYTEEMNKTLGEIGLVRKVNSNSLLVSFGMKSWQFHPSALSKVVFPSKDSKYEIAKVRSVLNKRNKDGVTALHIAVYEEYVDVVKRLLDLGCDVNTHDEVNDSVLMDAIGRGNVDIVSLLLEKDADYTHTNCVGWNVLHVAALSPSVDMFRTLSDKLDGKTIMKLNSQKAKNGHTPLHLAIRRGSTDVAELLIKIPGTDVNSQDINFFTPLHLAVIQENIKIVQQLLHHGADKHIQDSSSNIPIDYAEKNGNRKISSLLM, from the exons ATGGCGCAAAACTTTGCTATAGGAGACATTGTGATAATTTGCAACGATGTGGAAATATTGAAACGAAGTCAGGAAAAGCAATGCTACACGGAGGAAATGAACAAG ACGCTCGGAGAAATAGGTTTAGTTCGAAAGGTTAATTCAAACAGTCTTCTAGTGAGTTTTGGCATGAAAAGCTGGCAATTCCATCCATCTGCGTTAAGCAAAGTG GTGTTTCCATCCAAAGATTCGAAATATGAAATTGCAAAAGTTCGATCAGTCTTGAATAAACGCAATAAGGATGGTGTGACGGCGTTGCATATTGCAGTATATGAAGAATATGTGGATGTCGTCAAGCGATTATTAGATCTAGGCTGCGATGTAAACACACATGATGAAGTGAATGATTCTGTACTGATGGATGCTATAGGGAGAGGAAACGTCGATATAGTTTCACTTTTGCTAGAGAAAGATGCGgactatacacacacaaattgtGTGGGATGGAATGTGCTTCACGTGGCTGCCTTGTCACCTTCCGTTGACATGTTCAGAACGCTTTCCGACAAACTTGATGGCAAGACCATAATGAAACTAAACAgccaaaaagcgaaaaatggtCATACACCACTACATCTTGCAATACGACGTGGTTCAACAGATGTAGCAGAATTGCTTATAAAGATCCCCGGTACTGATGTTAATAGTCAGGATATAAATTTTTTTACACCTCTTCATTTAGCTGTTATACAGGAGAATATTAAGATAGTACAGCAGTTGCTACATCACGGGGCCGATAAACACATTCAAGATAGTTCTTCAAATATTCCAATAGATTATGCAGAGAAGAATGGTAACCGTAAAATTAGTTCACTTCTCATGTGA